From Thermoleophilum album:
CTCCGCTCGTCACCAAGGCCGAGGCGCATGCGCAGCCAGTCGCCTCTCGTCCCCTCGGCGCGAAAGCCGTGGCGCTCGTAGAAGCGCTGCGCGCGCGCGTTACCGGAAGCCACCGCCAGCCCGAGCGCTCGCGCCCCGCGCGCCCGCGCGGAAGCGACGACAGCGCGCAGGAGCAGCGACCCCACGCCCTGCCCATGTAGGTCGCGCACCACGACTAGCTCGTGAAGCTCGGCCTCGATCCCGTGCTCGCCGCTTTCCCAGCTGCGGTGACAGCCGGCGAACCCGACCGCGCGGTCGCCGGCGAACGCGACGAGGAAACCCCCTGGATCGCCCCGCCACAACCAGCGCACGTACAGCGCCACGCGCCGGCGACCGCTGTACGCGTAGCGCTCGAGCCCGCGGTAGGCGTCAAGGTAGACGTCGACGAGTTCGCGCGTGCGGGCGCGCAGGGCGCCACGGTCGAGGGTCGCGACGGTCACGCCGGACGGCGCGCGCGCGAAACCCCTGCCGGTGTGCTCGCGCTCGCTGCCCACGTTGGTTGAATCCTGGCGTGACCGAGCAGCCGCCGCGCCCACCGCGCCCGCTCGAGAGCAGCGCCGAGCCCGCGCTCGCCGCCTGGCTGCGCGACGAAACGCTGGCGCTGGCGAGGCTGCCGTCGCCGTCGGGGACAGAGGGCGCGGTCGCCGAGCGCGCCTCGGCGCTGGCGCGCACGCTGGGGCTCGAAGCGAGACCGCTGCGTGCCGGCGACGGCACGCTCGCGGCGGTGGTCGTCACACCGCCAGGGGCGAGGGGCGACACGTTCGACCTCGTGCTCTGCGCCCACCTCGACACCGTGGCGCCGCCGCCGGAGCGCGTCGGTCCGCCGCTCGCCGACGACCGCTGGCCGGCGCGCCCGTACGCCGGCGGCGGTTGGGTCGCGGGGCTCGGCACGCTCGACGACAAGGGCGGTGTCGTGTGCGCGCTGGCGGCGCTGGCACTGTCGGCGGGCGACCATGGCGGGCGCGCCGAGGGCGACCGCCGAGCGGGCGATCACGGCCAGGGCGCGACCCCCGCCACAGCCGTCGTGCTCACCTGCGACGAAGAGGAGGGAGGAAGCGGATCGGCGGCGGTGGCGCAGTCGCTGCGCCTCGAGCGCGCCGTCGTGATCGAGCCCACCGGGCTCGCCGTCGCTGCCGCGAGCGCCGGCGCGTTGGAGGCGGAGGTCGAGTTCACCGGTCTCGCGGCGCACGGTTCGCTGCCCGAGGCGGGCGACAACGCGGCCGAGCGGGCG
This genomic window contains:
- a CDS encoding M20/M25/M40 family metallo-hydrolase, which codes for MTEQPPRPPRPLESSAEPALAAWLRDETLALARLPSPSGTEGAVAERASALARTLGLEARPLRAGDGTLAAVVVTPPGARGDTFDLVLCAHLDTVAPPPERVGPPLADDRWPARPYAGGGWVAGLGTLDDKGGVVCALAALALSAGDHGGRAEGDRRAGDHGQGATPATAVVLTCDEEEGGSGSAAVAQSLRLERAVVIEPTGLAVAAASAGALEAEVEFTGLAAHGSLPEAGDNAAERAARFVADLAKLPLAAAQHPLLGRARASCLEITGGWRSLYTIPDRARVRVEVRLVPGCSGERAEAELRLAAARRGGRVEVLDRSDPWSCEGCELARALEQALARAGVEPRRTGMPSWTDGHNLVAGGCREVVVFGPGDLALAHTPTERVELRELVLATQALAELVRDVSLRRV
- a CDS encoding GNAT family N-acetyltransferase, which translates into the protein MGSEREHTGRGFARAPSGVTVATLDRGALRARTRELVDVYLDAYRGLERYAYSGRRRVALYVRWLWRGDPGGFLVAFAGDRAVGFAGCHRSWESGEHGIEAELHELVVVRDLHGQGVGSLLLRAVVASARARGARALGLAVASGNARAQRFYERHGFRAEGTRGDWLRMRLGLGDERS